A single window of Nocardia higoensis DNA harbors:
- a CDS encoding alpha/beta hydrolase produces MRGTLPLRMRLLTAIAPQPDWDSITPAQLIELRRAQHRTLLSPVGKLVTGRPDRGARITTHTLDLPGRQLNVRVYRPERAGTAAPLVIAFHGGGFIGGEARQDDWLLSHLAARSPAVVASLDYRLAPEHPIPAAVQDAYEAAPLLADRAADWGGDPTRIVLLGSSAGATLAALTAISAAGLGLSVGAQVLINPQLDWTSGVFEYPSFTANADSPTATPANCRAVQRLALPDSFDARVVSPIHIDELCGLAPALIISAGLDPLEDQSPAYAARLRRAEVEVTSTRYPRATHSFLSMPGLAAAAKPARAHILAFVREHVAVRSELPKAGS; encoded by the coding sequence ATGAGAGGCACACTCCCCCTGCGCATGCGGCTGCTGACTGCGATCGCTCCCCAGCCCGACTGGGATTCGATCACCCCCGCCCAGCTGATCGAGTTGCGCCGAGCGCAGCACCGAACGCTCCTTTCGCCCGTCGGCAAGCTGGTCACCGGCAGACCCGACCGCGGCGCACGCATCACCACCCATACCCTCGACCTCCCTGGTAGACAGCTGAACGTCCGCGTCTATCGACCGGAGCGCGCGGGCACCGCCGCACCCCTGGTGATCGCCTTTCACGGCGGCGGATTCATCGGCGGCGAGGCCCGCCAGGACGACTGGTTGCTCAGTCATCTCGCGGCCCGCTCTCCCGCCGTGGTCGCCTCGCTCGACTACCGGCTGGCGCCCGAACACCCGATCCCCGCCGCAGTCCAGGATGCGTACGAGGCCGCGCCGCTGCTCGCCGACCGGGCCGCCGACTGGGGCGGTGATCCCACCCGAATCGTCCTGCTCGGCTCGAGCGCGGGCGCGACGCTGGCCGCTCTGACCGCCATCAGCGCCGCAGGCCTCGGTCTGTCGGTGGGTGCCCAGGTGCTGATCAATCCGCAACTCGACTGGACATCCGGCGTCTTCGAGTACCCCTCCTTCACCGCCAACGCCGACAGTCCGACGGCCACACCGGCCAATTGCCGTGCGGTGCAACGGCTCGCCCTGCCGGATTCCTTCGACGCACGCGTGGTGTCCCCCATCCACATCGACGAGCTCTGCGGCCTGGCACCGGCTCTCATCATCTCGGCAGGTCTGGACCCGCTCGAAGACCAGTCCCCGGCGTATGCCGCGCGCCTGCGCCGAGCCGAAGTCGAGGTGACATCGACGCGCTACCCGCGGGCGACGCACTCCTTCCTGAGCATGCCCGGGTTGGCGGCAGCGGCGAAACCGGCTCGTGCCCACATCCTCGCCTTCGTCCGCGAGCACGTGGCGGTGCGGTCGGAACTACCGAAGGCGGGCAGCTGA
- a CDS encoding response regulator yields MNSAIKVLLADDEHLVRSGFKVLLDLEDDITVVGEATDGAEVVERALATRPDVVLMDIRMPRMDGIRATSAIAETTGLEQVKVLILTTYDTDENVFDALQAGASGFLLKDAGPTELLHAIRVVAAGDALLAPRVTRRLIGQITIARKVAESARERLAVLTDREREVLALVGQGMNNAEIGAALYLSPATARTHVSRAMVKLGARDRAQLVVIAYRTGLVS; encoded by the coding sequence GTGAACTCCGCGATCAAGGTGCTGCTCGCCGACGACGAGCATCTGGTGCGCTCCGGCTTCAAGGTCCTGCTCGACCTGGAGGACGACATCACGGTGGTCGGCGAGGCCACCGACGGGGCCGAGGTCGTGGAGCGAGCTCTGGCCACCCGTCCCGATGTGGTGCTCATGGACATCCGCATGCCGCGCATGGACGGCATCCGCGCCACCTCGGCCATCGCCGAGACCACGGGGCTCGAACAGGTCAAGGTCCTCATCCTCACCACCTACGACACCGACGAGAACGTCTTCGACGCCCTCCAGGCGGGCGCGAGCGGGTTCCTGCTCAAGGACGCGGGCCCCACCGAGCTGCTGCACGCCATCCGGGTGGTCGCCGCCGGGGACGCCCTCCTCGCGCCCCGGGTCACCCGTCGGCTCATCGGGCAGATCACCATTGCGCGCAAGGTCGCCGAATCCGCGCGGGAGCGCCTGGCGGTGCTGACCGATCGAGAACGCGAAGTGCTCGCCTTGGTCGGGCAGGGCATGAACAACGCGGAGATCGGCGCCGCCTTGTACCTCAGCCCGGCCACCGCGCGCACACATGTCAGCAGAGCGATGGTCAAACTCGGCGCTCGTGATCGCGCGCAGCTCGTCGTGATCGCCTATCGAACCGGGCTGGTCTCCTGA
- a CDS encoding sensor histidine kinase, which translates to MRAAILEQRVRVPLRPTWLHDLALALFVTVIQVLGAMVTVPVEPPSTPISAIGYALLVISGLAVVARRLRPVAVFVITGVASVMYFGFDFPDRMSYLALFVALYTLAAYGEGRRSLIIAGAGISVLSVCWLIAGADVEPVSAIGWVFFRIGASVISTALGENVRSRRVIAAEAQQRAELAERSREEEARARVDAERLRIAREVHDTVAHAIAIINVQSGVTAHVLDKRPEQAREALRTIEKTSSRALQEMRAILGVLREGDDRGPYPGVDRIHELTGKAQDAGLDIVFEHTPPIRPLPSAVGSAAYRIVQESITNVIRHVGPTRVTVALEPCADELRIQVIDEGRRDTPRGGAAGDTGTAASGRGIVGMRERCRLLGGDLEANPRPDGGFEVLARLPLGPVASSL; encoded by the coding sequence ATGCGAGCGGCGATACTGGAACAGCGCGTTCGGGTCCCGCTGCGGCCCACGTGGTTGCACGATCTCGCGCTCGCGTTGTTCGTCACGGTGATACAGGTTCTCGGCGCCATGGTCACCGTGCCGGTCGAGCCGCCGTCGACACCGATCTCGGCGATCGGATACGCCCTGCTGGTCATCAGCGGCCTGGCTGTCGTCGCCCGGCGCCTCAGGCCCGTAGCGGTATTCGTGATCACCGGGGTCGCCAGCGTGATGTACTTCGGCTTCGACTTTCCCGATCGGATGTCCTACCTCGCGTTGTTCGTCGCCCTCTACACCCTCGCCGCTTACGGTGAGGGTCGTCGATCGCTGATCATCGCGGGCGCGGGCATCTCGGTCCTGTCCGTGTGCTGGCTGATCGCGGGTGCGGATGTCGAGCCGGTGTCAGCGATCGGCTGGGTGTTCTTCCGGATCGGCGCGTCGGTGATCAGCACAGCTCTGGGGGAGAACGTCCGCTCTCGGCGGGTTATCGCCGCCGAGGCTCAGCAGCGCGCGGAGCTGGCCGAACGCTCGCGTGAAGAGGAGGCCAGAGCGCGGGTCGATGCCGAGCGATTGCGCATCGCCCGCGAGGTCCACGACACCGTCGCTCACGCGATCGCCATCATCAATGTGCAGTCCGGGGTCACCGCGCATGTGCTCGACAAGCGCCCGGAACAGGCTCGGGAAGCTTTGCGCACCATCGAGAAAACCAGTTCACGAGCCCTGCAGGAGATGCGGGCCATTCTCGGTGTGCTGCGTGAGGGCGACGATCGTGGCCCGTACCCCGGGGTCGACCGGATTCACGAACTCACCGGCAAGGCACAAGACGCCGGGCTCGATATCGTCTTCGAGCACACGCCGCCCATCAGGCCGCTGCCGAGCGCGGTGGGCAGCGCGGCGTATCGGATCGTGCAGGAATCGATCACGAATGTGATCCGTCATGTCGGCCCGACCCGAGTGACGGTGGCGCTCGAGCCCTGCGCCGACGAACTACGCATCCAGGTGATCGACGAGGGCCGCCGCGACACCCCTCGCGGCGGCGCGGCCGGTGACACGGGAACGGCGGCGTCCGGCCGAGGAATCGTCGGCATGCGTGAACGCTGCCGATTGCTGGGCGGTGATCTCGAGGCGAATCCCCGGCCGGACGGCGGGTTCGAGGTGCTCGCGCGCCTGCCGCTCGGCCCGGTCGCATCGAGCCTGTGA
- the fabG gene encoding 3-oxoacyl-ACP reductase FabG produces MSENTPKVAIVTGAARGIGAAVSTRLASDGFAVAVLDLDEQACTPVVEKIEAAGGKAVAIGADVSDEKSVAAAVDRVVQELGAPVALVNNAGITRDNLLFKMSVAEWDAVMNVHLRGSFLMSRATQKHMADAGWGRIVNLSSVSALGNRGQANYSAAKAGLQGFTKTLAIELGRFGVTVNAIAPGFIDTEMTAATAARIGMDFDDLKAAAAKEIPVQRVGQPEDIAAAVSYFFREEAGFVSGQVLYVAGGPRA; encoded by the coding sequence ATGAGCGAGAACACCCCCAAGGTCGCCATCGTCACCGGCGCCGCCCGCGGTATCGGCGCCGCCGTCTCCACCCGGCTGGCCTCGGACGGTTTCGCGGTCGCGGTGCTCGATCTCGACGAGCAGGCTTGCACACCGGTCGTCGAGAAGATCGAGGCCGCGGGTGGCAAGGCGGTCGCGATCGGCGCCGACGTCTCCGACGAGAAGTCGGTCGCCGCGGCGGTGGATCGGGTCGTCCAGGAGCTCGGCGCGCCGGTCGCGCTGGTCAACAATGCCGGCATCACCCGCGACAACCTGCTGTTCAAGATGAGCGTGGCGGAGTGGGACGCGGTCATGAACGTGCACCTGCGCGGCTCGTTCCTGATGAGCCGCGCCACCCAGAAGCACATGGCCGACGCCGGCTGGGGCCGGATCGTGAACCTGTCGAGCGTGTCGGCGCTGGGCAACCGCGGTCAGGCCAACTACTCCGCCGCCAAGGCCGGCTTGCAGGGCTTCACCAAGACGCTGGCGATCGAGCTGGGCCGCTTCGGCGTGACCGTCAACGCGATCGCGCCCGGTTTCATCGACACCGAGATGACCGCCGCCACCGCCGCCCGCATCGGCATGGACTTCGACGACCTGAAAGCCGCCGCGGCCAAGGAGATCCCGGTGCAGCGGGTCGGGCAGCCCGAGGACATCGCCGCGGCGGTGTCGTACTTCTTCCGCGAGGAAGCCGGATTCGTCTCCGGCCAGGTTCTCTACGTCGCGGGCGGACCGCGGGCCTGA
- the mscL gene encoding large conductance mechanosensitive channel protein MscL, giving the protein MQGFKEFLMRGNVIDLAVAVVIGTAFTTVVTAVTKGVITPLLAVIGGPDELGLGFHLVPGKAATFVEVGPIITAILNFMIVAAVLYFVLIMPMRHLTNRFGTKKAAEPTQVELLIEIRDLLAQRDEAIEAEHAANQRVERELETSSPATGTPADGRGDDKVSSRY; this is encoded by the coding sequence TTGCAGGGGTTCAAGGAGTTCCTGATGCGCGGGAACGTCATCGACCTCGCGGTGGCGGTCGTCATCGGCACCGCGTTCACCACCGTGGTGACCGCGGTGACGAAAGGCGTCATCACCCCGTTGCTCGCCGTCATCGGCGGGCCTGACGAGCTGGGCCTGGGTTTCCACCTCGTCCCCGGCAAAGCCGCGACCTTCGTCGAAGTCGGCCCGATTATCACCGCCATCCTGAACTTCATGATCGTGGCGGCAGTCTTGTACTTCGTGCTGATCATGCCCATGCGGCACCTGACCAACAGGTTCGGCACCAAGAAGGCCGCCGAGCCCACCCAGGTCGAACTGCTCATCGAGATCCGCGACCTGCTGGCCCAGCGGGACGAGGCGATCGAGGCCGAGCACGCCGCGAACCAGCGTGTCGAGCGCGAGCTCGAGACCAGCAGCCCTGCCACCGGCACGCCCGCCGACGGTCGTGGCGACGACAAGGTGTCCAGCCGGTACTGA
- a CDS encoding GNAT family N-acetyltransferase produces MSLVPYWPLAGLRLRTPRLELRVPGMEDLGILAGLAAEGVHDPAVQPFTAAWTDAEPDERARRVLQWHWRCWAEWQVEAWTLNFVVLRDGVLVGTQSIGAKHFAICSEVNTGSWLGRVHQGQGTGTEMRAAVLELAFAGLGAASAVTGAFEDNVASFEVSRKLGYEHDGVEVHAVRGKAAVLRRLRLTRARWEAYRSVPVEMTGLAECLPLFGVREA; encoded by the coding sequence ATGAGCCTGGTGCCCTATTGGCCTCTGGCCGGACTGCGACTCCGCACGCCACGACTGGAACTCAGGGTGCCCGGTATGGAGGACCTGGGCATCCTCGCGGGGCTGGCCGCGGAGGGGGTACACGATCCGGCGGTGCAGCCGTTCACGGCGGCGTGGACGGATGCGGAGCCGGACGAGCGTGCACGGCGAGTACTCCAGTGGCACTGGCGCTGCTGGGCCGAATGGCAGGTCGAGGCATGGACCCTCAATTTCGTGGTTCTCCGCGACGGGGTCCTGGTCGGGACCCAGTCGATCGGTGCGAAGCACTTCGCGATCTGCTCCGAGGTGAACACCGGCTCCTGGCTCGGTCGAGTGCACCAGGGGCAAGGCACCGGCACGGAGATGCGTGCCGCGGTTCTGGAACTGGCCTTCGCCGGCCTCGGTGCCGCCTCGGCGGTGACGGGCGCCTTCGAGGACAACGTTGCGTCGTTCGAAGTCTCACGCAAACTCGGATACGAGCACGACGGGGTGGAGGTGCACGCGGTGCGAGGAAAGGCGGCGGTACTGAGACGGCTGCGGTTGACCCGCGCTCGATGGGAGGCGTATCGGAGCGTGCCGGTGGAAATGACCGGGCTGGCGGAGTGCCTGCCGCTCTTCGGGGTTCGAGAAGCCTGA
- a CDS encoding class I SAM-dependent methyltransferase: MTGINADRRWSESMPAAYEQYLVPVVFRPFAEDLTARAAALHPRRILELAAGTGVLTANLLAAAPSAEVTATDLNEAMVAFGSTRASGAVWRQADAQRLPFPDGGFDLVVCQFGVMFFPDRIEAFTEVRRVLAPGGRFLFNTWGPLGTHGFEVALQAGLEKAFPVDPPRFFQTVPHGYADPAVVAADLATAGFAVEDEQELMLQGRAASTADLAIGYLTGTPVRADLEKRGDGPAVRATVIEEMTTRLGPGPVTAPMTAYVFRAAA; the protein is encoded by the coding sequence GTGACCGGAATCAACGCCGACCGGCGATGGTCCGAATCCATGCCGGCGGCCTATGAGCAGTACCTCGTGCCGGTGGTCTTCCGGCCCTTCGCCGAGGATCTGACCGCCCGGGCGGCAGCACTCCACCCTCGGCGAATCCTCGAACTCGCTGCCGGGACTGGCGTCTTGACAGCGAACCTGCTTGCAGCGGCACCCTCGGCCGAGGTGACGGCCACCGACCTGAACGAGGCCATGGTCGCCTTCGGGTCGACCCGGGCCTCGGGCGCGGTGTGGCGGCAGGCCGACGCGCAGCGGCTGCCGTTCCCCGACGGAGGCTTCGACCTGGTGGTCTGCCAGTTCGGCGTGATGTTCTTTCCCGACCGCATCGAGGCCTTCACCGAGGTCCGCCGGGTGCTGGCCCCAGGAGGCCGGTTCCTGTTCAACACCTGGGGCCCGCTCGGGACGCACGGCTTCGAAGTCGCGCTGCAGGCCGGGCTCGAGAAAGCCTTTCCGGTCGACCCGCCACGGTTCTTCCAGACGGTTCCGCACGGCTACGCCGATCCCGCTGTCGTGGCCGCTGATCTGGCGACCGCCGGGTTCGCCGTCGAGGACGAGCAGGAGCTGATGCTTCAGGGCCGGGCCGCGTCGACTGCCGACCTTGCCATCGGGTACCTCACCGGGACACCGGTGCGCGCGGACCTCGAAAAGCGTGGCGACGGACCGGCCGTGCGGGCCACCGTCATCGAGGAGATGACGACCCGTCTGGGCCCGGGGCCGGTCACCGCCCCGATGACCGCATACGTCTTCCGCGCCGCTGCCTGA
- a CDS encoding heavy-metal-associated domain-containing protein, with protein MNTTTLDVTGMTCGCCAGKVRDKVGKIAGVRTVDVDVDEGKVTVTATELIRRDAIATAVQEAGFHLAE; from the coding sequence ATGAACACCACAACGCTCGACGTCACCGGGATGACCTGCGGGTGCTGCGCCGGCAAGGTCCGCGACAAGGTCGGCAAGATCGCCGGTGTCCGCACCGTCGACGTGGACGTGGACGAAGGCAAGGTCACCGTCACCGCCACCGAGCTGATCCGACGAGACGCGATCGCCACCGCAGTCCAAGAGGCGGGCTTCCACCTCGCCGAGTGA
- a CDS encoding MFS transporter, whose product MSTQTRTTTTRKWWALAVIAAAQFMVIMDTSIIGIALPKMQTDLGFSQENLTWVFNAYVIAFGGLLLLGGRLSDLLGARRVFAAGWAVLLVGSVIAGAAGNAATELAGRAIQGGGAALIAPSALTLLMMLFGSAPGELTKALAIYGAAAPAGGTAGVFLGGVITEYISWPWVFYINIPIALAALIAVSALMPDAPARSGSVDLLGSVTVTAGLAAAVYGIVRAPEVGWASGQTWGVLGVAAALLAAFVLIQARRREPLMRLGIFTAPNLASANIAQLLLGAAWVPMWFFLNLYLQQVLGYSAFPAGAALLPMTILIMLGMIVLAPRAMQRFGAKPMIVAGLIVLGLGLAIMSLVRPTGNFWVDVLPASLVAAAGMSLAFVPSLGTAISAARPEEGGLASGIVNVSYQVGSAVGLAAMTAVAASFGADRIDSLPDLTNGFSAAFIGAAVIAFAGAGVTAATMRRTEPAV is encoded by the coding sequence ATGAGTACGCAGACGCGCACCACCACCACACGAAAGTGGTGGGCGCTGGCGGTCATCGCCGCCGCCCAGTTCATGGTCATCATGGACACCTCGATCATCGGGATCGCCCTGCCGAAGATGCAGACTGATCTCGGGTTCTCCCAGGAGAACCTCACCTGGGTGTTCAACGCCTATGTCATCGCCTTCGGCGGACTGCTGCTCCTCGGCGGACGGCTGTCGGATCTGCTCGGCGCACGGCGCGTCTTCGCCGCCGGATGGGCAGTCCTGCTTGTGGGTTCGGTCATCGCGGGCGCGGCGGGCAATGCCGCGACCGAACTGGCCGGACGCGCGATCCAGGGTGGCGGCGCGGCCCTGATCGCCCCCTCGGCGCTGACCTTGCTGATGATGCTGTTCGGCTCGGCGCCAGGGGAATTGACCAAGGCGCTGGCCATCTACGGCGCGGCGGCCCCCGCGGGCGGCACCGCAGGCGTCTTCCTCGGCGGCGTCATCACCGAGTACATCAGCTGGCCCTGGGTGTTCTACATCAACATCCCGATCGCGCTGGCGGCCTTGATCGCGGTCTCCGCGCTCATGCCCGACGCACCGGCCCGTTCCGGCTCCGTCGATCTGCTCGGCTCGGTGACGGTCACCGCCGGTCTCGCCGCGGCCGTCTACGGCATCGTTCGCGCCCCGGAGGTCGGGTGGGCGTCGGGACAGACCTGGGGCGTGCTGGGCGTGGCCGCCGCACTGCTCGCCGCTTTCGTGCTGATCCAGGCGCGGCGGCGGGAGCCGCTGATGCGGCTGGGCATCTTCACTGCGCCGAATCTGGCCTCGGCCAATATCGCCCAGTTGTTGCTCGGCGCGGCCTGGGTGCCGATGTGGTTCTTCCTGAACCTGTACCTGCAGCAGGTTCTCGGCTACAGTGCCTTCCCCGCCGGCGCGGCCTTGCTGCCGATGACCATCCTCATCATGCTCGGCATGATCGTGCTGGCACCGCGTGCGATGCAGCGGTTCGGCGCCAAACCGATGATCGTGGCCGGGCTGATCGTGCTCGGCCTGGGTCTGGCGATCATGTCGCTGGTGCGTCCGACCGGGAACTTCTGGGTGGACGTTCTGCCTGCCTCGCTGGTCGCGGCCGCCGGGATGTCGCTGGCCTTCGTGCCGTCGCTGGGCACCGCCATCTCAGCGGCTCGCCCCGAGGAGGGCGGGCTGGCCTCGGGCATCGTCAACGTGAGCTATCAGGTCGGCTCCGCGGTGGGGCTGGCGGCGATGACGGCGGTCGCCGCTTCCTTCGGCGCGGACCGCATCGACAGCCTGCCGGATCTGACCAATGGGTTCTCGGCAGCATTCATCGGCGCGGCCGTCATCGCTTTCGCCGGCGCAGGCGTTACCGCGGCGACCATGCGCCGCACCGAACCAGCGGTGTAG
- a CDS encoding TIGR03086 family metal-binding protein — protein MRALVNHWVLYSSHGLECRAQRRPIPDKLTERDFTDAADWAEEYVAQLDRAVRAWSEPAVWEGEIDLGWATMPAADVAGMLLAELALHGWDVAAATGQEFRVSEGSAVTLGEIVAASAEEYRAYSMFAAAVEIEGGADPFSRYVAASGRNPQWAAGIRA, from the coding sequence GTGCGGGCGTTGGTCAACCACTGGGTGCTCTACTCGTCACACGGACTGGAATGCCGAGCGCAGCGCCGGCCGATTCCCGACAAGCTGACCGAGCGGGACTTCACGGATGCGGCGGATTGGGCCGAAGAGTATGTGGCACAACTGGATCGGGCGGTCCGTGCCTGGTCCGAGCCCGCCGTCTGGGAGGGGGAGATCGACCTCGGCTGGGCCACGATGCCCGCCGCAGACGTGGCCGGAATGCTGCTTGCGGAGCTGGCTCTGCACGGGTGGGACGTAGCCGCCGCAACCGGGCAAGAGTTCCGGGTGTCCGAGGGATCGGCAGTTACTCTCGGGGAGATCGTTGCCGCGAGCGCCGAGGAATACCGCGCCTACAGCATGTTCGCCGCGGCGGTCGAGATCGAAGGCGGCGCGGACCCGTTTTCGCGGTACGTGGCTGCGTCCGGGCGGAATCCGCAGTGGGCCGCCGGTATTCGGGCATGA